The proteins below are encoded in one region of Arthrobacter sp. CJ23:
- a CDS encoding glycoside hydrolase family 32 protein, producing MSSCLDAARPETAPAETSRFRPAVHFTARDTWLNDPNGLVFLDGVYHLFFQSNPYGNVWGNMSWGHATSPDLLHWTEHPVAIACDEAEDIFSGSVVVDHGNTSGFGTADAPALVAIYTSAYKAGSEHSGTQAQSLAYSTDAGMTWRKHGGNPVLTRNSANFRDPKVFRYQGDQGAYWVMVAVEAQHQKVVFYRSEDLKSWDFLSDFGPANADAGEWECPDLFPLAVDGDPGNIKWVLIVNINPGAVAGGSGGQYFIGHFDGARFLPDAGALAAPAGVASLTDPKAAAAALQQCLWLDWGRDCYASVSFSNAPDGRRIIIGWMNNWDYANELPTAPWRSSMTLARELRLTAINGSARLIQQPVLAEPCAGEELPTAKDQLNADTFELRNSALRLPDAVPGSAHIIEAEILPGSAERFDFRLFGSSDGSKGTILSYDTSRAQLILDRRRSGNTGFHGKFASVESAPVDLENGVLKLLIVVDHCSVEVFVQGGKVVLTDLIFPEAESPENWLSAAGGSATVLKLAVSTLS from the coding sequence ATGTCCAGTTGCCTTGACGCCGCACGCCCGGAAACAGCCCCGGCCGAAACCTCCAGGTTCCGGCCTGCCGTCCACTTCACGGCAAGGGATACCTGGCTGAACGACCCCAATGGCCTGGTTTTCCTCGACGGCGTGTACCACCTCTTCTTCCAGAGCAACCCGTACGGCAACGTCTGGGGCAACATGTCCTGGGGCCACGCCACCTCCCCTGATCTGTTGCACTGGACGGAACATCCCGTTGCCATTGCCTGCGACGAGGCAGAGGACATCTTCTCAGGGAGTGTCGTAGTCGACCACGGCAACACGTCCGGTTTCGGCACGGCGGACGCACCTGCCCTCGTGGCCATTTACACCAGTGCCTACAAAGCCGGGTCCGAACACAGCGGCACTCAGGCCCAGTCTCTGGCCTACAGCACAGACGCTGGGATGACGTGGCGAAAACACGGAGGAAACCCTGTCCTCACCAGAAACTCCGCGAACTTCCGCGATCCCAAAGTCTTCCGCTATCAAGGGGACCAAGGTGCCTACTGGGTCATGGTCGCCGTCGAAGCGCAGCACCAAAAGGTGGTCTTCTATCGTTCGGAAGACCTCAAATCCTGGGACTTCCTGAGCGACTTCGGGCCGGCCAACGCCGACGCCGGCGAATGGGAATGCCCCGATCTCTTTCCCCTGGCGGTGGACGGGGACCCGGGCAACATCAAATGGGTACTGATCGTAAACATTAACCCCGGCGCAGTGGCTGGGGGTTCCGGTGGCCAGTACTTCATCGGGCACTTCGACGGCGCCCGTTTCCTCCCGGACGCCGGTGCACTCGCGGCGCCAGCAGGAGTGGCCTCCCTCACCGACCCCAAGGCGGCCGCTGCAGCCTTGCAGCAATGCCTGTGGCTGGACTGGGGACGCGACTGCTACGCCTCCGTATCTTTTAGCAACGCCCCGGATGGCCGGCGCATCATCATCGGTTGGATGAACAACTGGGACTACGCCAACGAGCTGCCCACCGCCCCTTGGCGGTCCTCGATGACCCTCGCCCGCGAACTGCGCCTCACAGCAATCAACGGCTCCGCCCGTCTGATCCAGCAGCCGGTCCTGGCCGAGCCCTGCGCAGGAGAAGAGCTGCCCACTGCCAAGGACCAATTGAACGCAGACACCTTTGAGCTGCGAAATTCAGCCCTCCGGTTGCCGGACGCGGTGCCCGGCAGCGCCCACATCATTGAGGCGGAGATACTGCCCGGAAGCGCCGAACGCTTTGATTTCCGGCTCTTCGGAAGCAGTGACGGGAGCAAGGGCACCATTCTTAGCTACGACACAAGCCGCGCGCAGCTCATCCTTGACCGCAGACGGTCAGGAAACACCGGCTTCCACGGGAAATTCGCTTCGGTCGAGTCGGCACCAGTTGACCTTGAAAACGGTGTACTCAAATTACTGATCGTCGTGGACCACTGCTCGGTTGAAGTCTTCGTCCAGGGCGGCAAGGTCGTCCTGACTGATCTCATCTTCCCCGAAGCCGAAAGCCCGGAGAACTGGCTATCGGCTGCGGGAGGCTCAGCAACAGTACTGAAGCTCGCGGTCTCAACACTCTCCTAA
- a CDS encoding carbohydrate kinase has protein sequence MPTAQHTDDDSKPSIDVLVVGEALVDIVVSPQGTVEHPGGSPANVAYGLGRLGADTALLTSIGDDHHGAAIEKHLRSAGVNLLPGSKGRGGTATATAILASDGSAHYDFDIRWDLPRIAPASLPNVLHTGSIATFLAPGAAVVRELLEQAHKRCVVTYDPNIRPALLGSQFEARTLFEELVPFTEVVKLSDEDALWLYPQLSLEDISKRILELGTRLVAVTMGAEGSLLTTGGTRVIVPSVKSAVVDTIGAGDSYMSALIYGLLRRGADGLAPSALESLGRMASKAAAITVRRPGAHPPTSEELREELPEHQPVAQ, from the coding sequence ATGCCAACAGCCCAGCACACCGACGATGACTCCAAACCGAGCATTGATGTCCTTGTTGTCGGTGAAGCCCTCGTGGACATCGTTGTCTCTCCCCAAGGCACCGTGGAGCACCCCGGTGGGTCACCCGCAAACGTTGCCTACGGACTCGGACGGCTGGGTGCGGACACCGCATTGTTGACCTCGATCGGCGACGACCACCATGGCGCCGCTATCGAGAAGCACCTTCGGAGTGCCGGTGTTAACCTCTTGCCCGGTTCCAAGGGCCGTGGCGGAACCGCTACGGCGACTGCGATTCTGGCTTCCGATGGTTCAGCACACTATGACTTCGACATCCGGTGGGACCTCCCGCGGATCGCTCCGGCGAGCCTTCCCAACGTCCTGCACACCGGCTCGATTGCTACCTTCCTGGCGCCGGGAGCGGCAGTGGTAAGGGAGCTTCTCGAGCAAGCACATAAGCGCTGTGTGGTCACCTACGATCCCAACATCCGCCCTGCATTGCTCGGCAGCCAGTTTGAGGCAAGAACCCTCTTCGAGGAACTTGTCCCGTTCACGGAGGTAGTTAAACTCAGCGACGAGGACGCACTGTGGCTCTATCCGCAGCTATCCCTGGAAGACATCTCAAAACGTATCCTTGAACTTGGGACCAGACTCGTCGCCGTCACGATGGGAGCGGAGGGATCCCTGCTCACAACGGGAGGCACGCGGGTCATCGTTCCCTCGGTTAAGTCAGCCGTGGTCGACACCATTGGGGCCGGCGACTCGTATATGTCTGCCCTGATCTATGGACTCCTCAGGCGCGGAGCAGATGGGCTGGCACCGTCGGCGCTGGAGTCGCTGGGCCGCATGGCATCCAAAGCAGCGGCCATCACAGTACGCCGCCCAGGCGCTCACCCTCCAACGTCAGAGGAACTACGGGAGGAACTCCCGGAGCATCAACCGGTGGCCCAATGA